One part of the Rhizobium rhizogenes genome encodes these proteins:
- a CDS encoding AraC family transcriptional regulator, whose amino-acid sequence MENSLLHLPMTTSYLRLAYRAYGTEDEQILAGTNLTESDLDDPQTEISLFQQVRVIDNMIARFGPGFVFLKPEIWNTSIHGAVAIAAISAPTVGDGIAVLPRYGPARTPFQRGTIRPLGAYMILDWEVTVPLTEAQWLPMMEVNFLAIRSVVRAALGTEAPELEFTFTVPAPPYEARAREVLGGKVQYGKLVNRAKFPRSWWPMRSVTADPVLYKRAVDELEFAAQRRRENPVQFLARIERILQSAPDGRPSADMVAASLGVSRRTMVRRLREVGAGFRELLDSELRRRAIQYKDARLRRDDIASRLGYEDPASFNRAWRRWFGSVKSLEKSGKEWSGDIT is encoded by the coding sequence ATGGAGAATTCACTGCTTCATCTGCCCATGACGACGAGTTATCTGCGTCTTGCGTACCGCGCCTACGGGACGGAAGACGAACAGATTCTGGCAGGTACTAATTTGACGGAAAGCGATCTTGACGACCCTCAGACAGAAATCAGCCTTTTCCAGCAGGTCCGGGTGATCGACAACATGATCGCGCGCTTTGGCCCGGGTTTTGTGTTCCTGAAGCCGGAGATATGGAACACCTCTATCCATGGAGCCGTCGCAATCGCTGCTATTTCGGCGCCAACAGTCGGGGACGGGATAGCAGTGTTACCACGCTACGGCCCGGCTCGAACACCATTCCAGCGAGGAACCATCAGACCACTGGGGGCATACATGATACTCGACTGGGAGGTCACGGTTCCCCTAACCGAGGCGCAATGGCTGCCAATGATGGAGGTTAATTTCCTCGCGATCCGATCCGTAGTCCGTGCCGCTTTGGGCACTGAGGCTCCCGAACTGGAATTCACATTTACCGTGCCCGCCCCTCCTTACGAAGCCCGCGCCCGTGAGGTTCTCGGTGGGAAGGTGCAATATGGTAAGCTGGTCAATCGGGCGAAATTTCCACGATCCTGGTGGCCGATGCGGTCGGTCACTGCTGATCCTGTCCTCTACAAGAGAGCGGTCGATGAGTTGGAGTTCGCCGCGCAGCGGCGACGGGAGAATCCTGTGCAGTTTCTGGCGCGGATAGAGCGAATACTGCAGTCGGCGCCGGACGGCCGTCCAAGCGCGGATATGGTAGCCGCCAGCTTGGGTGTATCGCGACGAACGATGGTACGGCGACTTCGAGAAGTGGGGGCGGGCTTTCGGGAACTGCTAGATAGCGAATTGCGACGCCGAGCCATACAATACAAAGATGCCCGGCTCCGCCGCGACGATATTGCCTCACGATTGGGATACGAAGATCCCGCAAGCTTCAACAGGGCCTGGCGGCGCTGGTTTGGCTCTGTCAAAAGCCTCGAAAAGTCCGGGAAAGAATGGTCGGGCGATATCACCTGA
- a CDS encoding type II toxin-antitoxin system VapC family toxin yields MTLVDTNVLLDLVTDDPVWADWSIEQLELASVSGPLYINDVVYAELSVRYERIEALDAFVDQAGLKLTPFPRAALFLAGKAFTRYRRGGGTRNGVLPDFFIGAHAAIQSFPLLTRDVARYRSYFPTVTLISPEA; encoded by the coding sequence GTGACGCTTGTCGATACAAATGTCCTGCTTGATCTTGTGACGGACGACCCGGTTTGGGCCGACTGGTCAATTGAGCAGCTCGAACTGGCAAGCGTTTCAGGTCCGCTGTACATCAATGACGTTGTGTACGCAGAACTATCTGTTCGATATGAGCGGATAGAAGCGCTTGATGCTTTTGTTGATCAGGCGGGGTTGAAGCTCACCCCTTTCCCTCGCGCGGCGTTATTCCTAGCAGGTAAGGCCTTTACCAGATATCGCCGCGGCGGCGGTACCCGTAACGGTGTTTTGCCTGACTTTTTTATCGGCGCCCACGCAGCAATACAAAGCTTTCCCTTGTTGACGCGAGATGTGGCTCGTTACCGATCGTATTTTCCAACTGTCACTCTGATCTCGCCTGAAGCATAG
- a CDS encoding AbrB/MazE/SpoVT family DNA-binding domain-containing protein, with amino-acid sequence MTTTVTAKGQVTIPKAVRELLGISPGSSVDFVRAADGRIVLVRADKKQPLTRFARLRGHAGEGLGTDAIMALTRGDE; translated from the coding sequence ATGACAACAACGGTAACGGCCAAAGGGCAGGTCACCATTCCAAAAGCCGTACGCGAGCTTTTGGGGATTTCGCCAGGGAGCTCGGTTGATTTTGTCCGGGCTGCCGATGGACGGATTGTTCTGGTCAGGGCTGACAAGAAACAGCCACTCACGCGTTTTGCCAGACTGCGCGGACATGCCGGTGAAGGACTGGGTACTGACGCCATCATGGCCCTGACCCGTGGTGACGAGTGA
- a CDS encoding NAD(P)/FAD-dependent oxidoreductase: MNEQTSTKVLSVFNDDRPEIEHFDVLIVGAGISGIGSAARLVRDCPWASFAVLDALDGHGGTWRSNSFPGARSDSDLFTYAYSFKPWEGPPIARRDAILDYLNDVIGDYSLHEHIRYGHKVLRAVWSTTKSCWFASVRTANHDIVTIKANFLWMCQGYYRHLEGHIPDWPGLNDFRGDIIHPQRWPKDYAHTGKRIVVVGSGATAATLLPALAEEAEHVVQLQRSPSYYFASPNEYPLATQLRQLDIPKEWIHEILRQQLQKEHSMWVRHSLDNPEVAAREMLDGVREALGGTLPDDFIPRYKPWRQRVSMIPDGDFFNAINSGKADVVTGEIERLTESGILLKSGELLETDVIITATGFNINPFGDIEIARDGDLLDITETVTYRGLMFTDIPNLAWIAGYFRSASYTMRTELVGDLVTRLLNEMHEKDLKSVVPKLREEDQDMKFVPFLDTEEWRPGYVVRAGDTLPKSGNRDPWRHTQEYNADKAAFAVLEFATEPLVFE, translated from the coding sequence ATGAACGAGCAAACAAGTACCAAAGTGCTGAGCGTGTTTAACGATGATCGGCCAGAAATCGAGCATTTTGACGTCTTGATTGTCGGAGCAGGCATATCTGGCATCGGCTCTGCGGCACGCCTCGTCAGGGACTGCCCCTGGGCGAGCTTCGCAGTGCTAGACGCTCTGGATGGCCATGGCGGCACTTGGCGGTCGAACAGCTTTCCAGGAGCGCGCTCGGACAGCGATCTGTTTACCTATGCCTACAGCTTCAAACCGTGGGAAGGGCCTCCGATCGCCCGGCGCGATGCGATCCTCGACTATCTGAATGATGTCATCGGCGATTACAGCCTGCATGAGCATATTCGCTACGGCCATAAGGTATTACGTGCCGTATGGTCGACCACAAAATCTTGCTGGTTCGCCAGCGTTAGAACGGCCAACCACGACATCGTGACGATCAAGGCCAATTTCCTCTGGATGTGCCAGGGATATTATCGCCATCTTGAAGGGCACATACCTGATTGGCCGGGCCTGAACGACTTTAGGGGCGATATTATACACCCGCAGCGCTGGCCGAAGGATTATGCCCATACAGGCAAGCGGATTGTAGTGGTCGGATCCGGAGCTACCGCCGCCACATTGCTTCCTGCCCTTGCTGAAGAAGCTGAACATGTCGTCCAGCTGCAACGCTCTCCATCCTATTACTTCGCATCGCCGAACGAATATCCTCTGGCGACGCAACTGCGTCAACTGGACATTCCCAAGGAATGGATTCACGAAATCTTGCGGCAGCAGCTCCAGAAGGAGCACAGCATGTGGGTGCGCCATAGTCTCGACAACCCGGAGGTCGCCGCCAGGGAAATGCTGGACGGCGTCCGGGAGGCGTTAGGGGGAACCCTGCCAGACGACTTCATCCCCCGATACAAGCCATGGCGCCAGCGGGTCTCCATGATTCCGGACGGCGACTTCTTCAACGCGATCAACAGCGGCAAGGCAGATGTCGTCACAGGTGAAATCGAAAGGCTTACTGAATCCGGAATTTTGCTGAAATCCGGTGAGTTGCTTGAAACGGATGTCATCATCACGGCAACCGGTTTCAATATCAATCCGTTTGGAGACATCGAGATCGCCAGGGATGGCGATCTGCTCGACATCACCGAGACCGTCACATATCGCGGACTTATGTTCACCGACATACCCAATCTTGCCTGGATAGCGGGTTATTTTCGATCTGCCTCCTACACGATGAGAACGGAGCTCGTCGGCGACCTTGTCACTAGGCTGTTGAACGAGATGCACGAGAAGGACCTCAAATCAGTGGTGCCAAAGTTGCGGGAAGAGGACCAGGACATGAAGTTTGTGCCGTTCCTCGACACCGAGGAGTGGCGCCCCGGTTATGTTGTTCGTGCCGGTGACACGCTGCCAAAGAGTGGCAATCGCGACCCCTGGCGTCACACCCAGGAATATAACGCGGATAAAGCTGCCTTTGCGGTGCTTGAATTTGCCACGGAGCCGCTCGTCTTCGAGTGA
- a CDS encoding nucleotidyltransferase and HEPN domain-containing protein: MKTSLEHLPERKQRELARVVGIIQEEFADLVERSKSDAKKDGRIYKIILFGSYARGTWVDEPHTSKGYRSDFDILVIVSNKELADPKYWDKTTDRLMWDKEIETPVSLIVHGAREISNFLQEGQYFFSDIRRDGIALYELDDRELAEPKVLMPHEAFEVARKHAANRFKVIDSFVNFSLFGLQNRDLPGTAFQLHQAVEHMYGALLLTLTNHTPASHNLKFLRGLSEDRDVRLIDAWPRDQARYVSWFNLLNEAYVKARYSEHYEMSEEGLSWMMGRASVLYDIVKVVCAEHLQNLERAAGQAANSSD; this comes from the coding sequence ATGAAGACCAGCCTTGAACATTTGCCGGAACGAAAGCAACGCGAGCTCGCGCGTGTTGTCGGAATTATTCAGGAAGAGTTTGCTGATCTGGTGGAGCGCTCGAAGTCTGACGCCAAGAAGGATGGGCGTATTTATAAAATCATTCTGTTCGGTTCTTACGCGCGTGGCACCTGGGTGGATGAACCGCATACGTCGAAAGGCTACCGCTCGGATTTCGACATCCTTGTCATCGTTAGCAACAAGGAACTGGCCGATCCCAAATACTGGGACAAGACAACAGACCGGCTGATGTGGGACAAGGAGATCGAGACGCCCGTGAGCCTCATTGTCCATGGCGCTCGCGAGATCAGCAATTTCCTGCAGGAAGGGCAATATTTCTTCAGCGATATCCGACGGGATGGCATTGCGCTCTACGAACTTGATGACAGAGAACTCGCCGAGCCGAAAGTTTTGATGCCGCACGAAGCTTTTGAGGTGGCGCGAAAGCATGCTGCCAATCGTTTCAAGGTGATCGATAGTTTCGTGAACTTCTCACTATTCGGCCTGCAAAACAGAGACCTTCCGGGCACCGCCTTTCAGTTGCACCAAGCAGTGGAGCATATGTACGGTGCTCTACTTCTTACCCTTACAAATCACACGCCAGCATCCCATAATCTCAAATTCCTAAGAGGACTTTCCGAGGATCGGGACGTCAGGCTGATCGACGCTTGGCCTCGCGACCAAGCCAGATATGTGAGCTGGTTTAATCTTCTCAATGAGGCGTATGTGAAAGCTAGGTATTCTGAGCACTATGAGATGTCAGAAGAAGGTCTCTCTTGGATGATGGGCCGAGCATCGGTGCTCTACGACATTGTTAAGGTGGTGTGCGCTGAACATCTCCAAAACCTTGAACGGGCCGCGGGACAAGCCGCAAATTCCAGCGACTGA
- a CDS encoding SDR family NAD(P)-dependent oxidoreductase translates to MTDHQKPLHSGFGTDSSTADVIANIDLSGKQVIVTGGHSGLGLEITKALSKAGAVVIVASRNLDEARAATDNIADVTVEALDLSDMKSVNAFAEKILERGRHIDILMNNAGVMASPETRVGPGWEMQFATNHLGHFALTNRLWPVLSGGARVVSVSSAGHHFSPIRWDDLHFAGGYDKWVAYGQSKTANALFALRLDLLGRKEGVRAFSVHPGNIATPLQRHLTMEEMVAAGWIDAEGNPLIPLKSPEQGAATAVWAATTPQLEGFGGLYCEDCDVAIRADDSTPPLVGVKAYAVDENEAAHLWEISAELTGMNAFGSQ, encoded by the coding sequence ATGACTGACCATCAAAAGCCGCTTCACTCGGGGTTCGGGACTGATAGCTCCACGGCTGATGTTATTGCCAACATCGACCTTTCCGGGAAACAGGTGATCGTAACCGGGGGACACTCAGGTCTCGGTCTCGAAATAACCAAAGCCTTGTCGAAGGCGGGCGCGGTAGTAATAGTCGCGTCCCGTAATCTCGATGAGGCGCGCGCCGCGACAGACAATATTGCTGATGTCACGGTGGAAGCGCTTGATCTGTCAGATATGAAAAGCGTCAATGCCTTTGCGGAGAAAATCCTCGAACGGGGCAGACATATCGACATTCTGATGAACAATGCCGGTGTCATGGCATCTCCCGAAACGCGCGTCGGACCGGGTTGGGAGATGCAGTTTGCTACTAATCACCTGGGTCATTTCGCGCTGACGAACAGGCTATGGCCGGTCCTGTCCGGCGGTGCCCGGGTCGTTTCAGTTTCATCGGCAGGGCATCATTTCTCGCCGATCCGTTGGGATGACCTGCACTTCGCAGGCGGCTATGACAAATGGGTTGCCTATGGCCAATCCAAGACCGCCAACGCGCTCTTTGCATTACGCCTTGATCTGTTGGGAAGAAAAGAAGGTGTCAGAGCCTTTTCGGTGCATCCGGGAAATATTGCAACCCCGCTTCAACGTCATCTGACCATGGAGGAAATGGTGGCGGCCGGCTGGATCGACGCAGAAGGAAATCCTCTTATTCCACTTAAATCACCGGAACAGGGAGCCGCTACGGCAGTATGGGCAGCAACGACGCCACAGCTTGAAGGGTTCGGCGGCCTCTATTGCGAGGATTGTGATGTGGCTATTCGTGCCGACGATAGTACGCCGCCACTGGTGGGGGTAAAAGCATATGCCGTCGATGAGAACGAAGCAGCACATCTCTGGGAAATCTCCGCAGAGCTGACGGGCATGAATGCGTTCGGTAGTCAGTAA
- a CDS encoding mobilization protein, producing MARKTIAQRLAELDAQRSALKARLSKTERNNDMRRKVLIGSLVLHHLETSNDQEFSKQLGAWLRRELPGFLTRDNDKALFADLIEPGLSGTGERGDSTQGYP from the coding sequence GTGGCAAGGAAAACCATCGCACAACGCCTGGCTGAACTGGATGCGCAACGGTCCGCGCTCAAGGCCCGGCTCTCAAAAACCGAGCGCAACAACGATATGCGTCGCAAGGTCCTGATAGGGTCACTCGTTCTGCATCACCTTGAGACCTCGAATGATCAGGAGTTCAGCAAACAACTCGGTGCATGGCTGCGTCGCGAACTGCCGGGTTTTTTGACACGCGACAATGACAAGGCGCTGTTTGCCGATCTGATCGAACCAGGGCTGTCGGGCACAGGAGAGCGTGGCGACAGCACGCAAGGGTATCCATGA
- a CDS encoding AraC family transcriptional regulator, producing the protein MDPLSNALSLLKPKGTLTVGLDAGGDWAISFPAHEGVKFNAVIKGSCWLMVEGEAEPRRIEAGDCVLFTRGYPFVAANNLGLPAMGAASIYEGAKNGMATCNGGGDFYLIGGRFSFEQDRFDHLFASLPSVLHIRGDVREASVLRWSLEQLAVELAQNSPGSSLMAEHLAHIMLLQVLRLWLESSVDQTGWLGALADVRLFRAIAGMHAEPARRWTVADLAGLASMSRTTFAVRFRDVVGQTPLGYLTNWRMQLAADLLQSTESDVRKIAFSVGYLSEAAFSTVFRRALGYTPAQYRRAKSAALTSRDLNGLR; encoded by the coding sequence ATGGACCCTCTGTCAAATGCACTTTCGTTGCTGAAACCCAAGGGAACCCTAACTGTGGGTCTCGATGCCGGCGGGGACTGGGCAATCAGCTTCCCTGCTCACGAAGGGGTAAAGTTCAACGCGGTGATAAAGGGCAGTTGCTGGCTCATGGTTGAGGGTGAAGCGGAACCACGGCGGATTGAGGCCGGAGATTGTGTACTGTTTACCCGCGGCTATCCCTTTGTTGCAGCGAATAATCTTGGGTTGCCTGCGATGGGGGCGGCATCAATCTACGAAGGGGCCAAAAACGGCATGGCGACGTGCAATGGCGGTGGGGATTTTTATCTGATTGGTGGACGCTTTTCCTTTGAGCAGGATCGCTTTGATCACCTGTTTGCATCGCTGCCCTCTGTGCTTCACATTCGAGGAGACGTCAGAGAGGCAAGCGTGCTGAGATGGTCTCTGGAACAACTCGCGGTGGAATTGGCTCAAAACTCGCCGGGCAGCAGCCTGATGGCTGAGCATCTGGCACATATCATGTTGTTGCAAGTGCTGCGGCTCTGGCTGGAATCGTCGGTGGATCAGACAGGTTGGCTGGGCGCACTCGCGGATGTGCGTCTTTTTCGAGCGATCGCGGGCATGCACGCGGAACCTGCGCGACGTTGGACAGTGGCCGACCTCGCCGGGCTCGCCAGCATGTCCCGAACGACTTTCGCCGTGCGCTTTCGCGATGTTGTCGGTCAAACGCCGCTCGGCTATCTCACCAACTGGCGCATGCAACTCGCTGCAGATCTACTCCAGTCGACAGAAAGCGATGTGCGAAAGATAGCCTTTTCTGTCGGATATCTGTCGGAGGCGGCTTTCAGTACCGTCTTCCGACGTGCACTCGGCTACACTCCTGCTCAGTACAGACGCGCAAAGTCCGCCGCGTTGACCAGTCGCGATCTAAACGGTCTCAGGTGA
- the traA gene encoding Ti-type conjugative transfer relaxase TraA: MAIYHLSTKPVSRSSGRSAVASAAYRCAVLLTNHRDGLVHDFTRKEGVEHTEIVLPEGVAADWALDRSALWNAAEFAEKRRDARVAREFEIALPHELSPEGRLKAARAFAQDLANRYGAAVDFAIHSPSEHGDIRNYHAHVLMTTRQVGRTRLGEKTYLEHKNARLLANGMATTDMQLRDIRQSWEGIANRQLQREGLDVRIDHRSHVERGLELSPTEHMGVHASQMQQQGMAVERGRLDDEAARRNAALIRQKPEQVLSLISNEKSVFDRHDIAKTLHRYINDDAQTFQNAFAAVVASPALVELQAERIDPETGEVSSARYSTREMIDLELAMARSANRLHQAHSHGVDPRHVARAMERQDRSIRKSSGGTFAASDPSTGLSDEQRHAIKHITGPEGIAAVVGFAGAGKSTMLAAAREAWEAQGYQVHGAALAGKAAEGLEESSGIQSRTLASWSYSWNHGRGMIGSSDVLVIDEAGMVGSRQLARFIGEAEERGAKIVLVGDHEQLQAIGAGAPFRAIAEQIGHAELSDIRRQRHDWQRQASVAFATHKAAEGLAAYRDHGDIHFAESRDAAMAQIVCDYVADSEKHAEGTRVAMAHRRADVRALNVAIRSELQNRQRLERSRGQNAGADRGDRGDSDDGRELTFQTSNGKRAFAPGDRIIFLENNRDLDVKNGMLGTVEHVEKGRIVARLDGRSDSVSIPTDSYQAIDHGYATTIHKNQGATVDRAFVLASSTMDRHLTYVAMTRHRDSVQLHADSREFTNAGRLVDHGVAPYDHNPQSRESYFVTLENDTGERRTMWGVDLKRAMQESSPKIGDRIGLQHEGATPVTLPDGTQAERNAWRVVKGDELAYQKLASRLSRSSAKETTLDYIRDFAERRGIAERLGVRSEIELASARDERQEVLSRAAHLQREQQDRPSERQQVYEEPAGDLAGPVRQHDPLHDLAPKIDDGRPDDRKEENKGYRRIRWSDLMSQDGAVLASTGAAGQQSPLEPCKPNPLVPTITRYERSIEQIARERAMSIIDQRFDTVESVARHVFHDPVEVATRLRTAITEKEGNGRIMAKAMAEEPERFGELRGKSGVFGNNRERKEALHYARSLSAHIGHVSEAWERRLGEERGSEQWQREQRDVIEVPGLTPRSAEIIAQVEKTPVEKRGKFIAELRSLPEGQAALDEAKLVAEALTRRFGSSDPRSFARELETRTELAKQAAQIRTIARIVDRTRHAELAHDHTLKQQLNRSQGLGLSR; the protein is encoded by the coding sequence TTGGCGATTTATCATCTCAGCACCAAACCTGTCTCGCGCTCATCCGGCCGCAGCGCTGTCGCGTCCGCCGCCTACCGTTGCGCGGTTCTGCTCACCAATCATCGCGATGGCCTTGTTCATGACTTCACCCGCAAAGAGGGCGTGGAGCATACAGAGATCGTGCTGCCGGAAGGCGTGGCTGCCGACTGGGCTTTGGATCGTTCGGCTTTGTGGAACGCTGCCGAGTTTGCAGAAAAGCGCAGGGATGCCCGCGTCGCCCGCGAATTCGAAATCGCGCTTCCGCATGAGCTTTCGCCAGAAGGGCGACTGAAGGCTGCACGCGCCTTTGCCCAGGATCTGGCAAACCGCTATGGCGCGGCCGTGGATTTTGCAATCCATTCGCCAAGTGAGCATGGTGACATCAGGAACTACCATGCGCATGTGCTGATGACGACGCGACAGGTTGGCAGAACCCGCCTTGGCGAGAAAACTTATCTTGAGCACAAGAACGCCAGGCTGCTGGCAAATGGCATGGCGACAACCGACATGCAGCTTCGCGATATCCGGCAATCATGGGAAGGCATCGCCAACCGTCAGCTTCAGCGCGAAGGCCTGGACGTTCGCATTGATCATCGATCGCATGTGGAGCGCGGTCTTGAGTTGTCGCCGACCGAACATATGGGCGTGCATGCCTCACAGATGCAGCAGCAAGGAATGGCAGTCGAGCGCGGCCGGCTGGATGACGAGGCAGCACGGCGAAATGCCGCGCTGATCCGCCAAAAACCGGAACAGGTTTTGTCGCTGATCAGCAATGAGAAGAGTGTGTTCGATCGGCACGACATTGCCAAAACCTTGCATCGCTACATCAACGATGACGCCCAAACGTTCCAGAACGCCTTTGCGGCTGTCGTGGCGTCGCCAGCGCTTGTGGAACTCCAGGCTGAGCGCATCGATCCTGAGACAGGCGAAGTTTCCAGTGCGCGCTATTCGACGCGAGAGATGATTGATCTGGAACTCGCAATGGCGCGATCGGCGAATCGGTTGCATCAAGCGCATTCCCATGGCGTCGATCCTCGTCATGTCGCGCGTGCAATGGAGAGGCAGGATCGCTCTATCCGGAAAAGCTCTGGCGGAACGTTTGCTGCGAGCGATCCGTCAACAGGATTATCGGACGAACAGCGTCACGCGATCAAACATATTACGGGGCCTGAAGGCATCGCGGCTGTGGTCGGGTTCGCTGGTGCGGGAAAGTCCACCATGCTTGCAGCCGCTCGTGAAGCGTGGGAGGCGCAAGGGTATCAGGTCCATGGTGCGGCACTTGCGGGAAAGGCAGCCGAGGGTCTTGAGGAGAGTTCCGGAATTCAAAGCCGCACCCTTGCGTCATGGTCTTACAGTTGGAACCACGGCCGGGGCATGATCGGCAGCAGTGACGTGCTTGTCATTGACGAGGCCGGCATGGTCGGGAGCCGTCAGCTTGCCCGCTTTATCGGCGAGGCTGAAGAGCGCGGTGCAAAGATCGTTCTTGTCGGCGACCATGAGCAGTTGCAGGCAATCGGCGCCGGTGCACCCTTCAGGGCGATTGCCGAGCAGATCGGCCATGCCGAACTTTCCGACATTCGCCGCCAGCGCCATGATTGGCAAAGGCAAGCGTCGGTTGCCTTTGCGACCCACAAGGCGGCCGAGGGCCTTGCCGCCTACCGGGATCACGGCGACATCCACTTTGCGGAAAGCCGCGACGCGGCGATGGCGCAGATCGTGTGTGATTATGTTGCCGACAGTGAGAAGCATGCCGAGGGCACCCGGGTTGCCATGGCGCATCGCCGCGCCGATGTGCGCGCCCTCAATGTCGCAATCCGTTCCGAACTTCAGAACCGGCAAAGGCTCGAGCGCAGCCGCGGGCAGAACGCCGGTGCGGACCGTGGAGACCGTGGGGATAGTGACGACGGCCGCGAACTGACCTTCCAGACCAGTAACGGCAAACGCGCCTTCGCCCCCGGTGACCGGATTATCTTTCTCGAAAACAACCGCGACCTCGACGTCAAAAACGGCATGCTTGGCACCGTCGAGCATGTCGAGAAGGGGCGGATCGTTGCCCGGCTCGATGGTCGAAGCGACAGTGTCAGCATTCCAACAGACAGCTACCAGGCGATCGACCACGGCTATGCGACGACGATCCATAAAAACCAGGGAGCGACGGTCGATCGCGCCTTTGTGCTAGCGTCCAGCACCATGGATCGGCATCTGACCTATGTCGCCATGACCAGGCACCGCGACAGCGTGCAGCTCCATGCCGACAGCCGGGAGTTCACCAATGCCGGCCGGCTGGTTGATCACGGCGTTGCGCCCTACGACCATAATCCGCAATCACGCGAGAGCTATTTCGTGACGCTGGAGAATGACACGGGCGAGCGGCGCACAATGTGGGGCGTCGATCTCAAGCGGGCCATGCAGGAGTCCTCGCCAAAGATCGGGGACAGGATTGGCCTTCAGCATGAAGGCGCCACGCCGGTCACGCTTCCGGATGGCACGCAGGCCGAGCGCAATGCATGGCGCGTCGTCAAGGGTGATGAACTCGCCTACCAGAAGCTGGCAAGCCGCCTGTCGCGTTCCAGCGCGAAGGAAACCACGCTGGATTACATCAGGGATTTTGCCGAGCGGCGGGGTATAGCGGAGCGGCTCGGGGTCAGGAGCGAGATTGAACTTGCTTCCGCCCGAGATGAGCGCCAAGAGGTCTTGTCCCGTGCAGCCCATCTGCAACGGGAGCAGCAGGACCGGCCATCAGAGCGTCAGCAGGTTTACGAGGAACCTGCAGGCGATCTCGCCGGCCCTGTTCGCCAGCACGATCCGCTCCATGATCTCGCTCCAAAGATCGATGACGGTCGGCCGGACGACCGGAAAGAGGAAAACAAAGGTTATCGCCGCATTCGGTGGTCCGACCTCATGTCGCAAGACGGCGCCGTCCTCGCCTCCACAGGAGCTGCCGGCCAGCAATCGCCGCTGGAACCCTGTAAGCCCAATCCGCTGGTGCCGACGATCACTCGCTACGAACGCAGCATCGAACAAATAGCTCGGGAAAGAGCGATGTCCATCATCGATCAGCGATTCGACACGGTGGAATCTGTCGCGCGGCACGTGTTCCATGATCCGGTCGAGGTCGCCACGAGACTGCGCACCGCGATTACGGAGAAGGAAGGCAACGGGAGGATCATGGCAAAGGCCATGGCGGAGGAGCCGGAGCGGTTCGGGGAGCTACGCGGCAAGTCGGGTGTGTTCGGGAACAACAGGGAGCGGAAAGAGGCGCTGCACTATGCCAGGTCTCTCTCTGCCCATATTGGCCATGTCTCCGAGGCATGGGAGCGCCGGCTTGGAGAAGAGCGCGGGAGCGAACAATGGCAGCGCGAACAGCGTGATGTGATCGAGGTGCCTGGCCTCACGCCGCGCAGCGCCGAAATCATCGCCCAGGTGGAAAAGACGCCAGTCGAGAAGCGGGGCAAGTTTATCGCGGAGCTGCGATCGTTACCTGAGGGGCAAGCCGCGCTTGATGAGGCCAAGCTGGTGGCCGAAGCACTCACGCGGCGGTTTGGCAGTTCCGATCCTCGCAGTTTCGCCCGGGAGCTTGAGACACGCACGGAACTCGCAAAACAGGCCGCGCAGATCAGGACAATCGCCCGCATTGTGGATCGTACACGCCATGCCGAGCTGGCCCATGACCATACGCTGAAACAGCAACTCAACCGGTCTCAAGGGCTTGGACTGAGTCGATAG